ATCACATCGGGCCAGCGTCCCTCGAAGGTCAGCTCGTACTGGCCGTTGCGCTTTTCCAGCGTGTAGGGCGGCAGCCGCAGCTGTTCGAACCACTCCATGAAGTCGGGGCGGAACATCTGCCGCTTGCCGTAGAAGGTGTTGCCCCGAAGCCAGGTCGACTCGCCGCGGGTCAGCCTGAGCGTGCGGATATGGTCGAGCTGCTGACGCAGTTCGCCTTCGTCGATCAGCTCGGCCAGCCGGATGTCGGTCGTGCGGTTGATCAGCGAGAACCGGACCTGGGTCTCGGGATGGTTCCGGTAGACCGACTGGCACATCAGAAGCTTGTAGAAGTCGGTATCCAGCAGCGACCGCACGATCGGGTCGATTTTCCACTTGTGATTGTAGACCCGGGTCGCGATATCGGCCATCGGTCAGGGCTCCAGAACGATATTGGCATCCAGCATCGTGGTCCGCGCATCCTCGAGCGAGCCATTGAGGTCGATCCCCCGGCAGGCACCTTCCAGCACGGTCACGGCATAGCCCAGATGATTGGCGTCGAGCGCCGAGTAGAGCACGCAGAAATCGGTGGCGAGCCCGACCAGGGTGATCTTCTCGATCCCCTTCGAGGCAAGGTAGTCGTCGAGCCCGGTCGGCGTCTCGTGATCGTTCTCGAAGAAGGCCGAATAACTGTCGACCTCCGGATTGGAGCCTTTCCGGACGATGTGATCGGCCTTCGAGACATCGAGATCGGGATGGAAGGCCGCCCCTGCGCTGTCCTGGACGCAATGGACCGGCCACAGGATCTGCGACCCATAGGGCATCTCGACCACCTCATAGGGCTTGCAGCCCTCTCGGCTCTCGGCAAACGAACTGTGCCCGGCCGGGTGCCAGTCCTGGGTGAACACCCGCAGCTGGAACTCGTCCAGAAGGGCGTTGACGCGCGGAATGATGTCTTCACCGCCAGCAACGGCAAGCGCGCCGCCGGTGCAGAAGTCGTTCTGGATGTCGACGACGATCAGGGCTTCGTTCGCGGGTCGCATGAGCGTTCCTCCGGTCTCTGTCGATCAGGGGTTAAGGGGCTGATCCCGTCAGGTCAATGCCCTGCTCTTGCCACAGTCCCGTTGCCTGCGGCCGGTCCCGGCCGCGGCTCTCACTCGCGCCCGGAGCGTAGCAGGCCCGCACCGTGCCTGTCGATGGTTGCGGTCGCCGGGCTGGACGCAGGCTGTCGGGCGGTTAGATATTTCCGGGTGACCAAGCTTGCGGAGTCCTGCCGATGCTTCATCTCGTGACGCCGTCGACCGTGACCAACCGGGCCATCATGCGGATCCGGAAAGTGCCGCGCCAGCTGATCGGGCACGGCATGGGGCTGTTGCCTCCGGGCTCGTTCGGACGCGCGATCTTCTGGCGCATGGCGACCGAGATCTCGTTCCTGCGCTATTGCGCCGCGCTGACGCCGTTTCCGGTGGCGATGCTGCTCTTCCCCGAGGCGGCGCTGCCGATCGGGCAGTTCCCCGCCTTCATGTTCCTCGTGGTCTACCTGGTCGAATCGCGGGTGCTGTCGGTCGACAATGCCGAACGCCGCCACCGACTGATGCCCGAGGAAGAGGCCGAACGCGGCGCCGACATCGCACGGGCCCGCGGGCGCCAGATCCTGACCCGGATCGCGGCGCGGCGCGGGCTTCGCAGCGGCGACCTGCATCTGGTGATCGAACAGTCCTCGCTGGCACGCATCCCGCCGATCACTCTGGTCTCGCTGCAAACCGCGACGCCCGAACCGCAGATCCTCGAGCTGGACGACGAGGAACGCCAGCTGATCCGCGACACGCTGTTCGACGCGGAGTTCACCGAGGACAGGATGCATGTGACCAGCCTCGCGCTGGGCCGCTTCCTGCATGACGTGACGCTTGATGCCCGCAGCGTCTCGGCCCATGCCCGGCTCGAGGCGCTGGCCACGGCGTGATCCCCGGCATCTGACCACCGGCCCGGCGGGGAGGTCGCCCCCGAACCGCCGCTGCTCCCCGCGCCGTTGCTACTTCAAGACCCGCGCCGTTCCGCGGCCCGAAACCTCTGTGCCGAGTTTGGGGCTCGCTGCCCCGGCTGCGGAGAGACCCTATCGTCACGAATGCCGTTCGGAGACGGCGTCGTTCAGGGAACGGTAACCACTTAACCTGAATGAGATAGCCGTGGGCCGAAACCGGACATAGGCTGAAATTGGCGAGGACCGCATGCAGAACGGCGGTCGACCTCTTGCTACGGAGCGAAGGATGATCACCATGGTGGATCTTCTGGGCGTCATGGCCGTCGGCGCCAGCGCCGATCCGGATGACAGCACCCGATCTCATGCCGCCGGCGGGACCGGATCCGGCGACGGGCCTGCCCCGGATCATGCGACCGACGACCTGATGGCGGTTATGGACCTTCACGCCGCACCGGCCGAAGCCGGGCCCGCAATCGACGGCATGTCGCGCGCCGACGAACTGCTGTTTTCCTGGCTGTCCGGCGGCCCGGACAGCATGGATGCCGACGATCTTCCCTTCCCCGCCGACCATGTCCACGACAAGGACCTGCCGGTCGCGGAAACATGTCTTGCCGACGCGGCCCTGGGCGCCGTCGACGAGATCTTCTCGGTACAGGATCTGTTCGAGGACGGCGGGTCCCTGCCCACGGTGATCGACGATTACGACCAGACCGCCGATGCATTGTTCGTGGTCTATGACAGCACCACTCATCCCGCCCCTGTCCTGTCGATCGATGCGACCGAAACCGGCGCCGGGGACGCGTTGATCCGCATCGACGGGCAGCCGCTGGCCATCGTCACCGGCGCCGCCGCCACATTGCAGCTCGGCCATCTGAGCCTGGTGCCCGATACGATGCTCTCCGACGCACTGGCCGCCAGAGCCTGAAACGCCAGGCCTGAAACGACCGGCCCGGGCCGGGGCAGGCCAAGGCGCCCGCATCGCGACCCGCAGGTTCCGCTTTCAAAACCTGCGAGAATCTCCTATATGCCCGCATCCGTCCCGTGCCGGGGCGGGCTTTCTCCAAGGGCCCTGCTGGACGACATCCCGGCTTGCGCCATCACCCTCTCAGACAAGGAGACCCCGATGTCGATCACTCCCGAAGAAAAGACCCGCCTGATCAAGGAATTCGGATCGAAGGACGGCGACACCGGTTCGCCCGAAGTCCAGATCGCGATCCTGACCAGCCGGATCACCACGCTGACCGAGCATTTCAAGACCCACAAGAAGGACAACCATTCCCGCCGTGGTCTGCTCAAGCTCGTCGCCCAGCGCCGGAAGCTTCTCGACTATCTCAAAGGCAAGGAAGTGGCCCGCTATCAGGACCTCATCAAACGCCTCGGCATCCGCCGCTAAGCCCGGCATCTTGCCCGAAACGAAAACCGCGCCCCTCGGGACGCGGTTTTTTTTCATGTCCACAGATGCGGTTGCCCGCCCCGGTCAGCTGGCCAGAGCAAGCCCGGTCAAGGTGCCGTCATAGCTGAATTCGGCCGCGAAGGCATGGGTCATCGGCGTCTCGCGGAAGCCCAGATCAAGCACCACCGCGGTGTCGTCGCGGGTCCAGACCGAACTGAGATCGAGCGCGGTCCAAAGCGCCTCGGCGTCGATCTCGGAAGGCGCGGCATCGCCGAACATCGCCCGGAAGACCTCGGGCTCGTTCTCATGCAGCCAGGCCGGAACATTGGCCGCCACAGCCTCGTAATTGTCCAGGAAATGCTCGCGCGCCTTTTCGATATGCCGCGGCAGGCGATCAAGAAATTGCGACAGCGCGGCCATCGCCTCGCGATCCTTCAGCGTCGCCAAGGCGTCAAGGCTGGCCGGACGCACGATCCCGGGACCGACCGGCAGCGTGGCCTGGCCGTCTTCCAGCGGGATTGTCCCGAATGCTTTCGTTTCCATGAGGTTAGCTCCTGTATACTCGCACCATGCATGCACGGGCGAGTCGATGGTCCCTGATTTGCGGCCACCATCCACGAAAATTACATCTCTTCCAGACTCAAACTGAGCATAGCCGGGTTTCGGCCCATGCAACTCGCCGGGCACCTCACCAGGGCAGCCGGAACACCGGGACGCCCCCCCCGGGAACGACGTCCTTAACGACTTCGTCCTTTCCAAATGGCCCATTTTTCCTTATGTCGCATGCATCTGAGACGTTGTGCCCGGACCCCGGCACTCGAGAAGGATAGGAGGGGTCGGCGGCAATGGGGCCGCCATTTCAAACGGGAGACCCGGGAGGGCCCGGGAGTGCTCCCTTGCAGGATACGCTGAATGTTCAACGTGACGACCAAATCGATGCAGTGGGGGGAAGAGACCCTCACGCTGGAGACGGGCAAGGTTGCCCGTCAGGCCGACGGGTCCGTGATCGCCACCCTGGGCGAAACGACGGTCATGGCAAACGTGACCTTCGCCAAGGAACAGAAGGAAGGGCAGGATTTCTTCCCGCTCACCGTCCACTACCAGGAAAAATACTATGCTGCGGGCAAGGTGCCCGGCGGCTTCTTCAAGCGCGAGGCGCGGCCGTCCGAAAAAGAGACGCTGACCGCCCGCCTGATCGACCGTCCGATCCGTCCGCTTTTCGTGCCCGGCTTCAAGAACGAAGTTCTGGTGATGTGCACCGTGCTGTCCCACGATCTGGTCAATGACCCGGACATCGTGGCGATGATCGCGGCCTCCGCCGCCCTGACCATTTCGGGCGTGCCCTTCATGGGCCCGATCGCGGGCTGCCGCGTCGGCTTCGTGGACGGCGAATATGTGCTGAACCCCGATGTCGACGACATGCAGGGCCTGCGCACCAATCCCGATCAGCGGCTAGACCTCGTGGTCGCCGGGACCCGCGACGCGGTGATGATGGTCGAATCCGAAGCCTACGAGCTGACCGAGGCCGAGATGCTGGGCGCGGTGACCTTCGCCCATGACAACATCAAACCGGTCTGCGACCTGATCATCAGCCTGGCCGAAGCGGCGGCGAAGGAACCCTTCGACTTCACGCCGCCCGACTATTCGGCGCTGTACGAAGCGGTGAAGGCCGTCGGCGAAGAGAAGATGCGCGCCGCCTATGCCATCACCGACAAGCAGGCCCGCGTCGCCGCGGTGTCTGCCGCCAAGGACGAGATCAAGGCCTCGCTCAGCGAAGAGCAACTGGCGGACACGAATCTCGGTTCGGCGATGAAGAAGCTGGAATCGACCGTGCTGCGCTCCGACGTGGTCAAGCATGGCCGCCGGATCGACGGCCGCGCCCTGACCCAGGTCCGGCCGATCGAATGCGAAGTGGGCCTGCTGCCCCGGACGCATGGCTCGGCGCTGTTCACCCGCGGCGAGACCCAGGGCCTGATCGTCACCACGCTGGGCACCGGCGATGACGAACAGATCATCGACGCGCTGCACGGGAACTTCCGCTCGAACTTCCTGCTGCATTACAACTTCCCGCCCTATTCGGTCGGTGAAGTCGGCCGCGTGGGCAGCCCCGGTCGCCGCGAGATCGGTCATGGCAAGCTGGCCTGGCGCGCGCTGCAGGCGGTTCTGCCCGCGCCCACCGACTTCCCCTACACCATCCGCCTGGTCTCCGAGATCACCGAATCGAACGGGTCCTCCTCGATGGCCACCGTCTGCGGCGGCTCGCTGTCGATGATGGATGCGGGCGTTCCGCTGAAGGCTCCGGTGGCCGGTGTGGCCATGGGGCTGGTGCTGGAAGACGATGGCGAGTTCGCGGTCCTGACCGACATCCTCGGCGACGAGGACCATCTCGGCGACATGGACTTCAAGGTCGCGGGCACCGAGCAGGGCATCACCTCGCTGCAGATGGACATCAAGGTGGCGGGCATCACGCCTGCGATCATGGAGAAAGCCCTGGCCCAGGCCAAGGACGGCCGGATGCACATCCTCGGCGAGATGGCCAAGGCGCTGACCGAAGCCGGCGATTTCTCGGCCTATGCGCCGCGGATCGAGACGATGACCATCCCCACCGACAAGATCCGCGAAGTGATCGGCTCGGGCGGCAAGGTCATCCGCGAGATCGTCGAGGTCTCGGGCGCCAAGGTCGACATCAACGACGATGGCGTGATCAAGATTGCCTCGGCCAATGGCGATGCGATCAAGAAGGCCTATGACATGATCTACTCGATCGTGGCCGAGCCGGAAGAAGGCAAGATCTACAAGGGCACCGTCGTCAAGATCGTCGATTTCGGCGCCTTCGTGAACTTCTTCGGCAAGCGCGACGGTCTGGTCCATGTCAGCCAGATCGAGAACCGCCGCCTGAACCATCCTTCCGACGTGCTGAAGGAAGGTCAGGAAGTCTGGGTCAAGCTTCTGGGCTTCGATGATCGCGGCAAGGTGCGCCTGTCGATGAAATCCATCGACCAGGCGACCGGCGAGGAAGCCCCCAAGGAAAAGGAAGCTGAAGCCGACGAATAAGGGCTTCGGAATATCCGGAAAAAAGGGGCGCGGTCCGCGAGGGCCGCGCCTCTTTCCGTCTCCCCCCACCGATGCCGGGCTCCGGGAAAGGGGCGGGCTGTCACGGCAACGCTCCGACAAGGAGCATCTGCTCGGCCCAAGCCTCCAGCCCAGGGCCATGCCGATATGAACTGCCCTTGGCCGTTTTCACGCCCCAAGCTCCTGTCGGCAGGCGCGCAAGCCCCTGCGCCGCCTCCTTGAGCGCGGCCGGGGCAGACGCCCGTGGGCAATCCGCGCGGCGCGGGCAGCGGCCCGGATGCAAGACGGCGATCTGCCAGGCGCAGGGCCGTCGGAACGATCGCGCGGCTGCGATCCTTGTCCTGCTGCCGGTCGGTCGCGCGATCCGGTGCTTGAGGCTGTCGGCCTTTGCGCTCCGGCCCAGGACGCCTTCGCGCATGCCGTCCCTGTCCCTTCCGGGATGCCTCGGGATCGGGACCACAAGGGTCGTCCTTGCGGATATGGCAGCAGACCGACACCGGATCGCCCGCGCCTGCCCCGATACGGAAGGAGTAGCGGAAATGCCCCATTCTGCTAAGAGAGGCCCGGACCTGCGGCGGAGGATTGCGGCACGCTGCACGCAGAGCGTGCGGGGGCGACGATACAAGGATCGGCAAGGGGCGGCCCGGGCGCCCGCAGGAAACGGAGCGGACGATGCGTATTGATTATGATGCCCTGTCGCAAACGCTTGCGGCGCTGACCGAAGGCGAGACCGATCCGGTGGCGCTCATGGCGACCATGGCCTGCGAGCTGCACCATGCCGATGACCGCTTCGACTGGACCGGTTTTTACCGCAATGTCGGTGCCGAAATGCTCAAGATCGGTCCCTATCAGGGCGGACATGGCTGCCTGACAATCCCGTTCTCGCGCGGGGTCTGCGGCGCGGCGGCCCGCAGCGGCGAGGTTCAGATCGTCGAGGATGTCCTGGCCTTTCCGGGCCATATCGCCTGTTCCTCGACCACCCGGTCCGAAATCGTGCTGCCGGTCCATGACGGGACGGGCGCGCTTCTGGGCGTGCTCGACATCGACAGCGACCGCCCCGCCGCCTTCGACGCCACCGATGCCGAAGGTCTGGCGCGGCTTCTGGCCCAGACCTTCGCCCGATGAGCCTCGAGGCCTGGGCCGTCTTCGCGCTGTTCTGGGCGCTTTTCGTCACCACGCCGGGTCCGAACGCGGTCAACTGCATCACCAATGGCATGACCCATGGGCTGCCGCGCGCGCTCTG
The genomic region above belongs to Rhodovulum sulfidophilum DSM 1374 and contains:
- the pncA gene encoding bifunctional nicotinamidase/pyrazinamidase is translated as MRPANEALIVVDIQNDFCTGGALAVAGGEDIIPRVNALLDEFQLRVFTQDWHPAGHSSFAESREGCKPYEVVEMPYGSQILWPVHCVQDSAGAAFHPDLDVSKADHIVRKGSNPEVDSYSAFFENDHETPTGLDDYLASKGIEKITLVGLATDFCVLYSALDANHLGYAVTVLEGACRGIDLNGSLEDARTTMLDANIVLEP
- a CDS encoding GAF domain-containing protein, coding for MRIDYDALSQTLAALTEGETDPVALMATMACELHHADDRFDWTGFYRNVGAEMLKIGPYQGGHGCLTIPFSRGVCGAAARSGEVQIVEDVLAFPGHIACSSTTRSEIVLPVHDGTGALLGVLDIDSDRPAAFDATDAEGLARLLAQTFAR
- the pnp gene encoding polyribonucleotide nucleotidyltransferase — encoded protein: MFNVTTKSMQWGEETLTLETGKVARQADGSVIATLGETTVMANVTFAKEQKEGQDFFPLTVHYQEKYYAAGKVPGGFFKREARPSEKETLTARLIDRPIRPLFVPGFKNEVLVMCTVLSHDLVNDPDIVAMIAASAALTISGVPFMGPIAGCRVGFVDGEYVLNPDVDDMQGLRTNPDQRLDLVVAGTRDAVMMVESEAYELTEAEMLGAVTFAHDNIKPVCDLIISLAEAAAKEPFDFTPPDYSALYEAVKAVGEEKMRAAYAITDKQARVAAVSAAKDEIKASLSEEQLADTNLGSAMKKLESTVLRSDVVKHGRRIDGRALTQVRPIECEVGLLPRTHGSALFTRGETQGLIVTTLGTGDDEQIIDALHGNFRSNFLLHYNFPPYSVGEVGRVGSPGRREIGHGKLAWRALQAVLPAPTDFPYTIRLVSEITESNGSSSMATVCGGSLSMMDAGVPLKAPVAGVAMGLVLEDDGEFAVLTDILGDEDHLGDMDFKVAGTEQGITSLQMDIKVAGITPAIMEKALAQAKDGRMHILGEMAKALTEAGDFSAYAPRIETMTIPTDKIREVIGSGGKVIREIVEVSGAKVDINDDGVIKIASANGDAIKKAYDMIYSIVAEPEEGKIYKGTVVKIVDFGAFVNFFGKRDGLVHVSQIENRRLNHPSDVLKEGQEVWVKLLGFDDRGKVRLSMKSIDQATGEEAPKEKEAEADE
- the rpsO gene encoding 30S ribosomal protein S15; this encodes MSITPEEKTRLIKEFGSKDGDTGSPEVQIAILTSRITTLTEHFKTHKKDNHSRRGLLKLVAQRRKLLDYLKGKEVARYQDLIKRLGIRR